From Mytilus edulis chromosome 9, xbMytEdul2.2, whole genome shotgun sequence, the proteins below share one genomic window:
- the LOC139488384 gene encoding tubulin alpha-1A chain-like: protein MRECISIHVGQAGVQMGNACWELYCLEHGIQPDGQMPSDKTIGGGDDSFNTFFSETGAGKHVPRAVFVDLEPTVVDEVRTGTYRQLFHPEQLVTGKEDAANNYARGHYTIGKEIVDLVLDRIRKLADQCTGLQGFLIFHSFGGGTGSGFTSLLMERLSVDYGKKSKLEFAIYPAPQVSTAVVEPYNSILTTHTTLEHSDCAFMVDNEAIYDICRRNLDIERPTYTNLNRLIGQIVSSITASLRFDGALNVDLTEFQTNLVPYPRIHFPLATYAPVISAEKAYHEQLSVAEITNACFEPANQLVKCDPRHGKYMACCMLYRGDVVPKDVNAAIATIKTKRTIQFVDWCPTGFKVGINYQPPTVVPGGDLAKVQRAVCMLSNTTAIAEAWARLDHKFDLMYAKRAFVHWYVGEGMEEGEFSEAREDLAALEKDYEEVGVDSVEGEGEEEGEEY from the exons atg AGGGAATGCATCAGTATACATGTTGGACAGGCTGGAGTCCAGATGGGCAATGCCTGCTGGGAGTTGTACTGTTTGGAACACGGTATCCAACCTGACGGTCAGATGCCCTCTGACAAGACCATTGGAGGTGGTGATGACTCTTTCAACACCTTCTTCAGTGAGACTGGAGCTGGCAAACACGTACCCAGAGCTGTATTTGTAGATCTAGAACCAACAGTAGTAG atgaagTAAGAACAGGAACATACAGACAACTTTTCCATCCAGAACAATTAGTCACAGGCAAAGAGGATGCTGCCAATAACTACGCCAGAGGTCACTACACAATTGGTAAAGAAATTGTTGACTTGGTTCTCGACAGAATCCGTAAATTAGCAGATCAATGTACAGGTCTTCAAGGTTTCCTCATCTTCCACAGCTTTGGTGGTGGTACCGGATCAGGATTCACATCGCTCCTCATGGAACGTCTCAGTGTTGATTATGGAAAGAAATCCAAATTGGAATTTGCCATCTACCCAGCCCCACAAGTCTCAACAGCTGTTGTCGAACCATACAACTCCATCTTGACCACCCATACCACCCTTGAGCACTCCGACTGTGCTTTCATGGTAGACAATGAAGCTATCTATGATATCTGCAGACGTAACTTGGACATTGAGAGACCAACATACACCAACTTGAACAGACTCATCGGTCAGATTGTCAGTTCTATCACCGCCTCCCTGAGATTTGACGGAGCTTTGAACGTCGATCTCACAGAGTTCCAAACCAACTTGGTACCATACCCACGTATCCATTTCCCTTTGGCTACTTATGCTCCGGTCATCTCTGCAGAGAAGGCTTACCATGAACAACTCTCCGTTGCCGAGATTACCAATGCTTGCTTTGAACCAGCCAACCAGCTTGTAAAGTGTGACCCACGTCACGGCAAGTACATGGCCTGTTGTATGTTGTACAGAGGAGATGTTGTCCCCAAGGATGTCAATGCTGCCATTGCAACCATCAAGACCAAGAGAACCATCCAGTTCGTCGATTGGTGTCCAACCGGATTCAAGGTAGGAATCAATTACCAACCACCAACTGTTGTACCAGGAGGTGATTTGGCTAAAGTACAGAGAGCCGTATGCATGTTGAGCAACACAACCGCCATTGCTGAGGCCTGGGCTCGTCTTGATCATAAATTTGACTTGATGTACGCCAAACGTGCTTTCGTCCATTGGTACGTCGGAGAAGGTATGGAGGAAGGAGAATTCTCAGAAGCCCGTGAAGATTTGGCTGCTTTGGAGAAGGATTACGAAGAAGTCGGAGTTGACTCCGTAGAAGGTGAAGGAGAGGAAGAAGGAGAAGAATATTAA